The Nocardioides marmorisolisilvae genomic interval AGCTGCTGAGCGTCGACTCCTACACCGTGGAGCTGGACCTCACCACCTCGGAGACGACCTTCGAATCGACCACCACGATCGCGTTCGGCTGCCGGCAGCCGGGCGCCTCCACGTTCGCCGACCTCGTCGAGGGCGAGATCCACGCGATCACCCTCAACGGCACGGCGCTCGACCCGACGAGCGTGTACGCCGACCACCGGATCACGCTCGACGGCCTCGCCGAGACCAACGAGCTGGTGGTCCGTGCCTCGATGCCCTACAGCCACTCGGGCGAGGGTCTGCACCGCTTCGTCGACCCGGTCGACGACCGCGTCTACACCTACAGCCAGTTCGAGGTCCCCGACGCGCGCCGGGTGTTCACCACCTTCGAGCAGCCCGACCTCAAGAGCGTCTTCACCTTCCACGTGACCGCGCCCGCCCACTGGCTGGTCGTCTCCAACGCCTCGACCCCCGAGCCCGAGGCGGCCGACGACGGCAGGGCCGTGTGGCACTTCCCCACCACCAAGAGGATGTCGACGTACATCACCGCGATCGTCGCCGGCGAGTACCACGCCGAGTTCGACAGCTACCGCGGCAGGTTCAACGAGATCCCGCTGGGTCACTACTGCCGACAGTCGCTGGTGCCCTATCTCCAGCGTGACCTCGAGGACGTCGTCACGCTCACCAAGCAGAGCTTCGCGTTCTTCGAGGAGAAGTTCGACTCGCCGTACCCCTTCGAGAAGTACGACCAGCTCTACGTCCCGGAGTACAACATGGGCGCGATGGAGAACGCCGGCTGCGTGACCCTGCGCGACGAGTACCTCCCCCGCAGCCGGCAGCCGCGCTCGTTCTACGAGTTCCGCTGCTCGGTGATCTCCCACGAGATGGCACACATGTGGTTCGGCGACCTCGTCACCATGCGTTGGTGGGACGACCTGTGGCTCAACGAGTCCTTCGCCGAGTGGGCCTGCTACTGGTGCGAGGCCGAGGCCACGGAGTTCACCGACGCGTGGACCGGCTTCGCGAACGCACGCAAGCAGACCGGCTACCGCCAGGACCAGATGCCGAGCACGCACCCGATCGCGGCCGACAACTACGACCTGGAGGCCGTCGAGGTCAACTTCGACATGATCACCTACGCCAAGGGCGCGTCGGTGCTCAAGCAGCTGGTCGCTTGGGTCGGCCTGGAGCCGTTCCTCGCCGGCCTGCGGCAGTACTTCAAGGACCACGCCTACGACAACGCCGAGTTCGGCGACCTGCTCGGCGCACTCGAGAAGGCCTCCGGCCGTGAGCTTCAGGGCTGGGCGCAGGAGTGGTTACAGACCGCCGGGGTGAACACCCTCGCGGCGGAGTTCGAGCTGGACGCCGACGGCGCGTTCTCCACGCTCACCGTGGTGCAGAGCGCAGCCGTCGACTGGCCGACGCTGCGCCGGCACCGCCTTGGCATCGGCCTCTACGACGCGGTGCCCGACGCGCAGGGCGGCGACAGGCTGGTGCGGCGGGAGTATGTCGAGGTGGACGTCGAGGGCGAGCGCACCGCGATCCCGGAGCTGGTCGGCATGAAGCAGCCCGACCTGCTGCTGCTCAACGACACCGATCTCACCTACGCCAAGATCCGCCTGGACGAGCGGTCGCTGGCCACCGTGGTGTCGAACCTGTCCGGGCTCGACGACTCGCTGGCCCGGGCCCTGTGCTGGAGCGCCGCCTGGGACATGACGAGGGACGCCGAGATGTCCGCGACCGACTTCATCGAGCTGGCGTTGGCCAACATCGGCACGGAGACCGACTCGTGGGGGGTCAGCCGGATCCCGACGTACGCGGCCCAGGCTGTGCACAGTCTCTCCGCGCCCGACCACCGCGCGGCGCTGGTACAGCGCTGGCAGGACGGCCTCCGGGACCTGGTCGAGAAGGCCGAGCCGGGCAGCGACCACCAGCTCACCTTCATCCGCTCGTACGCCGCGGCCGCCCGCGACGACCGCGCACTGGACGCCCTGGCGGCGCTGCTGGACGGCTCACTCACCTTCGAGGGGCTCGACGTCGACCAGGACCTGCGGTGGGTGCTGTTGACCGGACTGGCCCGGGCCGGTCGGGTCGGTGACGCCGAGATCGACGCCGAGCTCGAGCGTGACGGCACCATCACCGGCAAGGAGCACGCCGCTGCTGCACGTGCCGCCCGGCCCGATCACGACGCGAAGGCCGCTGCCTGGCAGATCGCGATGGACCCGTCCACACCGAACGAGACCGCGCGCAGCATCGCGTTGGCGTTCATGCAGCACGGCCAGGACGAGGTGCTGGCGCCGTACGTCGGGAAGTACCTCGACGCCGCAGAGTCGGCGTGGAAGGTGCTCGGGCCGCACAAGGCGTCGGTCGCGCTCGAGTTCATGTTCCCGCGGGTGCTCGCATCCGCGGATCTGGTCGACCGGGTCGACGGCTGGCTGGAGACGACCGCGGCGAACCCCGGGGCGAAGCGCTACGCGCTCGAGGGGCGCGCGGACGTGGCGCGCTATCTCGCCGCGCAGCAGCGCGACAGCCAGGCCTGAGCCGCCCAGCCGGCTCCGTCGTCAGTCGGTGTGCAGCGTCTCGGGCGCCCGGGCGGCGTCGGAGAGCTGGGCAAGGCCCCGTTCGATGGCGCCGACCAGGTCGCCGACCGAGAGCGCCGACTGCATCGCCACCACGGCGAGCTTCACGTGGTCGTCATCGAGGTCGCGTCGTACGACGGAGCCGGTGACGACCTCCAGCACTCGGCGCTGTGGGTCGATCATGATCAGCACGCTGCGCTGGGGGGTACCGAGGCTGGTGTGCAGGCGCTCGGCGTACGCGCGCGGCTCACCCTCGCAGCTCCCGACATACACCGAGAACTCGAAGCGCGACGCGGTCTCGGCCGCGCGGATCGCCCGGTCGATGTCGTAACGCTGGCTGGCCGAGAAACCCTCAGAACGTGGCACCGGCGCCACCCTGTCCCTGATCTTCCTTCGCCGGGAGGGCGGCGTCCGTTCCCTTGCGGGGGCCGCCGAACCACTCCGGCATGCCGTGCCAGGCCTCGCCGGGCCGGTAGGAGTCGCCCTTCACCAGGGACGGCAGCATCACCAGCAGGGTGATGACCAGCGCGAGCCCGGCCGGGATCAGCAGCAGCACCACCAGGAAGTCCAGACCGGAGACGTGCGGCTCGCTGCCCCACGCCGCCGGGGGCTCGGCAAAGGCTGGTGCTGCCACGAAGGGGAGGGCGACGGTCACGGCCAGTGCCGCGGAGCGTGCGAAAGTGCGCGACGGGTGAGTGATCACACAAGCAGGATAGCCACTCCCGGCTTGGTCGCAGTCATGCGTTCTCGTAGCCTCCGTCACATGCATGTCGTCCAGTCCCTGCTCGACATCCCGCGCACCTGCCAGAACCCCGACAGCGTCACGTGCGCGGCCGTCTACCGATGGACCCACGATGCGACCCTGGCGCACGCGGCCAGCTGGGTCCTGGGACGGCCGGCCTCGATCGTGCTCATCATCCTGGTCGCCTTCGCGATCCGCTGGGTGGTGCACCGGATCATCGACCGGACCGTCGACCGTGCCGAGAAGGGGATGCTGCCCGGGCGGCTCTCGGGTGCGCAGGGGGGCGGAAGGCGCGGCAGCCAGCGGCGAGCCCAGCGGGCGAAGAGCCTCGGCTCGCTGCTGCACAGCATCTCGACAGGTCTCATCTACGGCATCGCGACCGTGATGATCCTCGCCCAGTTGGGCGTGAACATCGCTCCGATCATCGCCAGTGCCGGAGTGGTCGGCATCGCCATCGGCTTCGGTGCGCAGACGCTGGTCAAGGACTTCCTGTCCGGGATCGCGATGATGGTCGAGGACCAGTACGGCGTCGGCGACGTGGTCAACCTGGGCACGGTGTCGGGCACCGTGGAGGCGATCGGCCTCCGGGTGACCCGGCTGCGGGATGTGGCGGGGACGGTGTGGTACGTCCGCAACGGCGAGATCCTCAGCGTCGGCAACATGAGCCAGAACTGGGCACGCGCAGTGCTGGACGTGCGGGTCGGATACGACGAGGACGTCGCCTCCGCCGAGCGGGTGCTCGGCGAGGTCGCGCACACGATGTGGGACGACGACGAGTACCGCGGCGTGGTCATCGAGGAGCCCGAGGTATGGGGGGTGGAGGACATGACCAGCGAAGGAGTCGTGATCCGCGTCGTCCTCAAGACCGCACCGATGCAGCAGTGGGCGGTCGCACGCGAGATGCGGAAGCGGATCCTGAACCGGTTCCGTCATGAGGACATGTCCCTGCCGATGTCGATGCTGATCCGCAACGACGCCCCCGGTGAGGACCTGACAGAGGAGACCGAGCAGGCGTGACGACCTTCTACGACGAGATCGGCGGGTACGAGACGATCCGCCGCATCGTGGCCCGGTTCTACGAAGGGGTCGCGACCGACGACCTGCTCCGCGAGATGTATCCCGAGGAGGACCTGGGGCCGGCCGAGGAGCGCTTCCGGATGTTTCTGGTCCAGTACTGGGGCGGCCCGACGACCTACTCGGAGCAGCGCGGCCATCCCCGGCTGCGGATGCGCCATGCACCGTACGCCGTCACACCGACGGCCAAGCAGCACTGGCTCCGGCACTTCCGCGCTGCGCTGGACGACGTGGGGCTCAGTCCCGAGCAGGACGCCCAGTTCTGGGACTACATCCTGCATGCCGCTCAGTTCATGGTGAACAGCCCGGACGAGGGCGGCGTCGTACTTCCCTGAGGGTCCGTCAGCAGGCTGACGCTGCGTGCGCCGCCGCCAGCTCCGCCGCCAGCCGGGCCCGCTGGTCGGTGGCCATGGGTGCCGAGCGCTGCTCCGAGCGGTCGAAGGTCACCATCCGCACCCTGCTGCTGGCCAGCACCTCGTCGCCGTCGCAGAGCTCGCTGCCGATCGTGAAAGAGCGGTCGCCGAGGTGGGAGACCCAGGACCGCGCCTCGTAGGGCTCCATCCGGAAGAGCATCGGCCGGTGGTAGGCCACGTCGGCGCGGGCGATCACGTGGTCGTTCCAGTGCTCGCCGCGGGTGTGCAGGTCCATCAGGTACTGGATCCGGGCCTCCTGGAAGAACTCGAAGTACATGACGTTGTTGACGTGGCGGTAGACGTCGACGTCGGAGAAGCGCACCTTCAACGGGTACACGTGGCGCGGCGCGCCCGTCCCTGGCAGCGGCTTCCTGGGCTCGGCCGGATCCAGGAACCTGGCCAGCACCTCCCGCTCCCGCGTGGTGAGTCGCCGCGGGTGCTCGCCGGCGAAGACGTACGGCACCAGGACGCTGCTCGCCCGCACGTACACGCGGCGGCCTCCTCCGGCCTCGGGAGCGGGGTCGTAGACCTCGTAGGCCAGGGTGAACTGTGCGGCGCGGACCTCGGTCACCCACACGTCCACCGTCACCGGCGCCCGGTGGAAGACCAGCGGCGACACGAACTCCACCTCGTGCCTGGCCACCACGACGCCCTCGGCGAGGTCGGCGACGCCGGTGAAGCCGGCGTGTGTGGCGAACATGTCGACGCGGGCCTCCTGGAGGTAGTCCAGATAGGTCACGTTGTTCACGTGGCCCAACAGGTCCATGTCGGCCCATCGCATCGGGCACTTGTAGGCGTGGCGCACAGGCCGAGGCTAGCGAGTGCCCGAGCCGCACTAGGCTGAGCGGGTATTCCCCACGAAGATCGGAGAACCTCCATGCCCGAGGCAGTGATCGTTTCTGCGGCCCGCTCCCCCATCGGCCGAGCGAACAAGGGCTCGCTGAAGGAGTTCCGCCCCGACGACCTCACCGCGCTCATCATCAAGGCCGCGCTGGACAAGATCCCTGCGCTCGATCCGAACGACGTCGACGACCTGATGCTGGGCTGCGGGCTGCCCGGAGGCGAGTCCGGCAACAACATGGGTCGTGTCGTCGCCACGCTGCTCGGCTACGACAGCATCCCGGGCACCACCATCACGCGGTACTGCTCATCGTCGGTGCAGACCTCGCGGATGGCCTTCCACGCCATCAAGGCCGGCGAGGGCGACGTCTACATCTCGGCTGGTGTCGAGACCGTGTCACGGTTCCAGTTCGGCACCTCCGACCACATCCCGAACACCCGCAACCCGAAGTTCGAGGACGCCCAGGCACGGACCGAGGAGTACGCCCAGGGCGGCAAGGACTGGCACGACCCGCGCGACGACGGCAACCTGCCCGACATCTACATCGCGATGGGGCAGACCGCGGAGAACGTCGCCCGGCTCCGCGGGCTGGACCGCAAGGAGCTCGACGAGTTCGGCGTGCGCAGCCAGAACCTGGCCGAGAAGGCCATCAACGACGGCTTCTGGGCAAACGAGATCACTCCGGTGACCACGCCGGACGGCAACCTGGTCACTGCGGACGACGGTCCGCGGGCCGGTGTCACCTACGAGGCGATCTCCCAGCTCCAGCCGGTGTTCCGGCCGGACGGCGTCGTGACCGCCGGCAACTGCTGCCCGCTCAACGACGGCGCCGCGGCGGTCGTGATCATGTCGGACACCCGCGCCAAGGAGCTGGGCCTGACCCCACTCGCGCGCATCGTGTCCACCGGCGTCACCGGTCTGTCCCCGGAGATCATGGGCCTGGGCCCGGTCGGGGCGACGCAGCAGGCGCTCAAGCACGCGAACATGTCGATCGACGACATCGACCTCGTGGAGATCAACGAGGCGTTCGCAGCTCAGGTGGTGCCGTCGTACCAGGACCTGGGCATCGACCTCGACCGGCTCAACGTCAATGGCGGCGCCATCGCCGTCGGCCACCCCTTCGGTATGACCGGCGCCCGGCTGCAGAACACCATGCTCAACTCGCTGAAGTGGCACGACAAGTCCGTCGGCCTGATCACCATGTGTGTCGGTGGCGGCCAGGGCATGGCGATCATCCTGGAGCGGATGTCCTGACGCGGCGAGGCGGCGCAGATGTGCAGAGTTCCTGCACGTCTGCGCCGCCTCGGCCGTGGGTCAGGCCTGCTCGAGCACGGCCTCCACGGCGAGGCTGATGGTGACCTTGTCGCCGATCAGGACCTTCGAGCCGTCCAGCGGGATGTTGAAGTCCACACCCCAGTCCTTGCGGTTGATGACCGCGGTCGCCTCGAAGCCGATGCGGGTCCCGCCCCAGGGGTCCTTGTCCACGCCGAGGAACTCGACATCGAGCTCGACCGGCTTGGTGATGCCCTTGATGGTCAGGTCGCCACGGGCGGTCTCGCCGTCGAACGACGTGGCCGTGAAGGTCATCGGGCCGCTGTTCTCGACGTCGAAGAAGTCGGCCGAGCGGAGGTGCCCGTCACGCTGCTCGTCACGGGTGTTGATCGAGTTCAGGTCGATCGTCGCGGTCGCGCGGGTCTCCTCGATGCCGGCCCCGGTGGTCAGGGTGCCCTCGAACTTCTCGAACTGGCCGCGGACCTTGCTCATCAGGTGACGCACCGTGAAGCCGACCTCGGAGTGGCTCGGGTCGATGGTCCAGGTGCCGGCCACCAGGTCGGTGCCCACTGCGGTGTCGGTGCTCATGTGAATGCTCCTCATATAGTTGAAAGTTCAACGTCTTGCTAGAGACTAGCAGTTGGTGATAGATGCTTCAACTACCTCGTCCGGCCGGATATTCCGTAGCCAGGTCGGGACACGCTGGTGGGGCACTTCTGGGGCACTTCTGGGGCACTTCTGGGCGGCCTTCCCCGTCAGCACGGCCTGCTCCCCCTAAACTCAGCGTCATGAGCGACCGTCTCGGACCCCGCTGGCTCGACCAGGACCAGCAGCGGTCATGGCGCGCCTACATCATGGGGACCACGTTGCTACTGGGCCAGCTGGACCGGGAGCTGCGCCAGGCACACGGGATCTCGCTGCCGGAGTACGAGCTGCTGGTTCGCCTCTCCGAGGCTGAGGGACGCTGCCTGCGCATGGCTCTGTTGGCGGACGCGATGTCGTTCTCGCGAAGCCGGATCACCCATACCGTCGCGCGCCTGGAGCAGATGGGCGTGGTCGAGCGCACCGCCACCGATGACGACCGGCGTGGCGTCACCGCCCGACTCACCGCGCGCGGGTGGGACCTGCTCGAGAAGGCCGCACCGGTCCACGTCACCGGCGTTCGCGAGCATCTCGTCGACATCGCGAGCGACGAGGACTTTGCCGCGGTCGGTCGCGCCTTCAATGCGGTGTGCGATCACCTGATCGCAGACCACGCCCCGGCAGCCGATATCCGCCAGGGCTGACCGGCCGTTCGTTTCGCTCAGTCGCGGGTGAGCCGCCGGTGCGTGACCCGGTGCGGTCGGGCCGCGTCTGCTCCCAGCCGCTCCACCTTGTTCGCCTCGTAGGAGGCGAAGTTGCCCTCGAACCAGAACCAGCGACCCGGCTCGTCGTCGGTGCCCTCCCAGGCGAGGATGTGAGTGGCGGTCCGGTCGAGGAACCACCGGTCGTGGGAGGTGATGACCGCACAGCCGGGGAACTCCAGCAGTGCGTCCTCCAAGGAGCCCAGAGTCTCGACGTCGAGGTCGTTGGTGGGCTCGTCGAGCAGCAGCAGATTGCCGCCCATCTTGAGCGTCAGGGCGAGGTTGAGACGGTTGCGCTCACCGCCGGACAGGACCCCAGCCTTCTTCTGCTGGTCCGGACCCTTGAAGCCGAAGGAGGCGACGTAAGCGCGCGACGGCATCTCGAAGTTGGCGACCTTGATGTGGTCGAGCCCGTCGGAGACCACCTCCCAGACATTCTTGTTCGGGTCGATCCCGCCTCGGCTCTGGTCTACGTAGGAGATCTTGACCGTCTGGCCGACCGCCAGGTCGCCGGAGTCGGGCTGCTCCTCGCCCACAATCATCCGGAAGAGGGTGGTCTTGCCGACGCCATTGGGTCCGATCACACCCACGATGCCGGCGCGCGGCAGGCTGAACGAGAGCCCGTCGATCAGCACGCGGTCGCCGAAGCCCTTGCCGAGGTCCTTGGCCTCGAGCACCACGTCGCCGAGGCGCGGGCCCGCGGGAATGTTGATCTCGGCAGTGTCGATCTTGCGCATCCGCTCGG includes:
- the pepN gene encoding aminopeptidase N, whose translation is MPGMNLTRDEAHTRAQLLSVDSYTVELDLTTSETTFESTTTIAFGCRQPGASTFADLVEGEIHAITLNGTALDPTSVYADHRITLDGLAETNELVVRASMPYSHSGEGLHRFVDPVDDRVYTYSQFEVPDARRVFTTFEQPDLKSVFTFHVTAPAHWLVVSNASTPEPEAADDGRAVWHFPTTKRMSTYITAIVAGEYHAEFDSYRGRFNEIPLGHYCRQSLVPYLQRDLEDVVTLTKQSFAFFEEKFDSPYPFEKYDQLYVPEYNMGAMENAGCVTLRDEYLPRSRQPRSFYEFRCSVISHEMAHMWFGDLVTMRWWDDLWLNESFAEWACYWCEAEATEFTDAWTGFANARKQTGYRQDQMPSTHPIAADNYDLEAVEVNFDMITYAKGASVLKQLVAWVGLEPFLAGLRQYFKDHAYDNAEFGDLLGALEKASGRELQGWAQEWLQTAGVNTLAAEFELDADGAFSTLTVVQSAAVDWPTLRRHRLGIGLYDAVPDAQGGDRLVRREYVEVDVEGERTAIPELVGMKQPDLLLLNDTDLTYAKIRLDERSLATVVSNLSGLDDSLARALCWSAAWDMTRDAEMSATDFIELALANIGTETDSWGVSRIPTYAAQAVHSLSAPDHRAALVQRWQDGLRDLVEKAEPGSDHQLTFIRSYAAAARDDRALDALAALLDGSLTFEGLDVDQDLRWVLLTGLARAGRVGDAEIDAELERDGTITGKEHAAAARAARPDHDAKAAAWQIAMDPSTPNETARSIALAFMQHGQDEVLAPYVGKYLDAAESAWKVLGPHKASVALEFMFPRVLASADLVDRVDGWLETTAANPGAKRYALEGRADVARYLAAQQRDSQA
- a CDS encoding DUF5130 family protein, producing the protein MPRSEGFSASQRYDIDRAIRAAETASRFEFSVYVGSCEGEPRAYAERLHTSLGTPQRSVLIMIDPQRRVLEVVTGSVVRRDLDDDHVKLAVVAMQSALSVGDLVGAIERGLAQLSDAARAPETLHTD
- a CDS encoding mechanosensitive ion channel family protein, giving the protein MHVVQSLLDIPRTCQNPDSVTCAAVYRWTHDATLAHAASWVLGRPASIVLIILVAFAIRWVVHRIIDRTVDRAEKGMLPGRLSGAQGGGRRGSQRRAQRAKSLGSLLHSISTGLIYGIATVMILAQLGVNIAPIIASAGVVGIAIGFGAQTLVKDFLSGIAMMVEDQYGVGDVVNLGTVSGTVEAIGLRVTRLRDVAGTVWYVRNGEILSVGNMSQNWARAVLDVRVGYDEDVASAERVLGEVAHTMWDDDEYRGVVIEEPEVWGVEDMTSEGVVIRVVLKTAPMQQWAVAREMRKRILNRFRHEDMSLPMSMLIRNDAPGEDLTEETEQA
- a CDS encoding globin, with the protein product MTTFYDEIGGYETIRRIVARFYEGVATDDLLREMYPEEDLGPAEERFRMFLVQYWGGPTTYSEQRGHPRLRMRHAPYAVTPTAKQHWLRHFRAALDDVGLSPEQDAQFWDYILHAAQFMVNSPDEGGVVLP
- a CDS encoding acyl-CoA thioesterase, which codes for MRHAYKCPMRWADMDLLGHVNNVTYLDYLQEARVDMFATHAGFTGVADLAEGVVVARHEVEFVSPLVFHRAPVTVDVWVTEVRAAQFTLAYEVYDPAPEAGGGRRVYVRASSVLVPYVFAGEHPRRLTTREREVLARFLDPAEPRKPLPGTGAPRHVYPLKVRFSDVDVYRHVNNVMYFEFFQEARIQYLMDLHTRGEHWNDHVIARADVAYHRPMLFRMEPYEARSWVSHLGDRSFTIGSELCDGDEVLASSRVRMVTFDRSEQRSAPMATDQRARLAAELAAAHAASAC
- a CDS encoding acetyl-CoA C-acetyltransferase, with product MPEAVIVSAARSPIGRANKGSLKEFRPDDLTALIIKAALDKIPALDPNDVDDLMLGCGLPGGESGNNMGRVVATLLGYDSIPGTTITRYCSSSVQTSRMAFHAIKAGEGDVYISAGVETVSRFQFGTSDHIPNTRNPKFEDAQARTEEYAQGGKDWHDPRDDGNLPDIYIAMGQTAENVARLRGLDRKELDEFGVRSQNLAEKAINDGFWANEITPVTTPDGNLVTADDGPRAGVTYEAISQLQPVFRPDGVVTAGNCCPLNDGAAAVVIMSDTRAKELGLTPLARIVSTGVTGLSPEIMGLGPVGATQQALKHANMSIDDIDLVEINEAFAAQVVPSYQDLGIDLDRLNVNGGAIAVGHPFGMTGARLQNTMLNSLKWHDKSVGLITMCVGGGQGMAIILERMS
- a CDS encoding YceI family protein, with the translated sequence MSTDTAVGTDLVAGTWTIDPSHSEVGFTVRHLMSKVRGQFEKFEGTLTTGAGIEETRATATIDLNSINTRDEQRDGHLRSADFFDVENSGPMTFTATSFDGETARGDLTIKGITKPVELDVEFLGVDKDPWGGTRIGFEATAVINRKDWGVDFNIPLDGSKVLIGDKVTISLAVEAVLEQA
- a CDS encoding MarR family winged helix-turn-helix transcriptional regulator; the encoded protein is MSDRLGPRWLDQDQQRSWRAYIMGTTLLLGQLDRELRQAHGISLPEYELLVRLSEAEGRCLRMALLADAMSFSRSRITHTVARLEQMGVVERTATDDDRRGVTARLTARGWDLLEKAAPVHVTGVREHLVDIASDEDFAAVGRAFNAVCDHLIADHAPAADIRQG